tatctaccttgtaGTAGACTGAATAGTACCATTGCCCCCAAATGTCCAccttctaatccccagaacctgtgaatgtcaccttaAATGGCAGAAGGGACTTTGCCAATGGGATGAAAGTAAGggttttgagatggggagattccTCTGGACTACCTGGATGGACCCAGATGTAACCACTGGTGTTCTcgtaagagagaggcagagggagtttTTACTCCAAAGAGAATGTGATGATGAAGTTGGGCTTGGATTGATGTGGCCAGAAGTCAAGGAATGCtgtcaaggaaacagattctcccttagagcctctaGAAGGTGGATGGACGGCCTTGTCAACTCCTGGTTCCAGCCCAGGGAAACTGGTTTTGGACCTCTGTCTTCCAGAACCATAAGAGAATGAGTGTGTTTTGTTTTACGCAAGCTCAttggtagtaatttgttacagcagccatagggaaCTAATGCGTACCTCATAGGAACTATTTCTCCAATTAAAATGTGTGACTGGAAACACACTTGGTGGCATGTCTGACACACGGTAGGTATGCTACCATGGGTAGTTCTTGGAAACTAAAGCCTTGGTTTTTGAGGAATCATCAAAACCAGTACAATggttgccatgtttctccttgttcaTCCTGGTGACAAACCTGTAGAGAGAGCTCCATCCTTTCCCACAGGACGCCCACCCCTAGTACTTACAGGGAAGAGGTTATGTCTCACTTCAGgcaccttcctcttttcctttctgctttttttttttcattaatcttcATCCAACAGGCctttctaagtttaaaaaaaaaaacacaagacaaaACTATTTCTCAATGGATTCAGATACTACCCCAAGTTAATATTCCAACCATGTTCTTGTTCTTCCGGGTCTCATCACCAGAAATTTCTGAGCTGAAATCCTCTCCAGTTTCTAGGATCAGTCACTTTCTAATTTCTCCCTTCTCAAGTTCAGAGTCTTGTCAGTTTAGTCCCTTCCCTAACCACAACATCTATTAAGGTGACATAGCAAAGTGATGAAAGTCTCGACAGTCTGGTTTTCATCCTGGGTTTCTGCCCGCTACTTACTGTGTGGCATTAGACAAGCTATtcaacccctctgggcctcagtttccccccaaAAAGGTGAATATTATGAACATTACCTACCTATAGGGTTGccattatgaggattaagtgagttaatatttgcTAAGAACTTAGAATATTACTTGTTATAGTCTAAGCACTACAGTTGtgcttgttaataataataaatgcaattCCAAGTGTATAACTTACTCAACTTTCTTGTCATAACTTTGAAATGTTGGTCTATCTGTTGGCCAGCGTTGCAGGTAAATGAGTCGAGGCATGGGCTGAGGCATTGCTACCAGTGAGTGGTGTGTTCCCAGAACTAGGAACAGCCGTGTGAAATAGGTAGTGGTTCTACTTGGAGACGGGGCAGACTGGAAAATGACagccctgggaaggaggtgtgatGTACATAGGTTTGGTGTCAGAGCTGCTgcctgctgaagcaccgatgccGGCCTAAGCCGTAAATGGGGGGGGGCGGCTGGGGAAAACAGGGGCAGAATGGAAAGGGAAAACAGGGGCAGAACGGAGAAAGATAGCCTAgggaggaggtgtggtgtccatagcttcgGGGTCAGAGGTGCTGCCTGCTGCAGCACCGATGACACCCGaagccgtaaatggggtgctggggaaaagaGGGGCAGAATGGAAAGGGAAAACAGGGACAGAACGGAAAACgatagcctgggaaggaggtgtggtgtccatagcttcgGGGTCAGAGGTGCTGCCTGCTGCAGCACCGATGACACCCGaagccgtaaatggggtgctggggaaaaggggggcagaatggaaaggaaaaacaggGGCAGAACGGAAAACGAAAGCCTGGGAAggtggtgtggtgtccatagcttcgGGGTCAGAGGTGCTGCCTGCTGCAGCACCGATGACACCCGAAACCGTAAATGGGGTACTGGGGAAAAGAGGGGCAGAATGGAAAGGGATAACAGGGGCAGAACGGAAAACgatagcctgggaaggaggtgtggtgtccatagcttcgGGGTCAGAGGTGCTGCCTGCTGCAGCACCGATGACACCCGAAGCCGTgaatggggtgctggggaaaaggGGGGCAGAATGGAAAGGGACAACAGGGGCAGAACGGAAAACgatagcctgggaaggaggtgtggtgtccatagcttcgGGGTCAGAGGTGCTGCCTGCTGCAGCACCGATGACACCCGaagccgtaaatggggtgctggggaaaagaGGGGCAGAATGGAAAGGGAAAACAGGGGCAGAACGGAAAACGgtagcctgggaaggaggtgtggtgtccatagcttcgGGGTCAGAGGTGCTGCCTGCTGCAGCACCGATGACACCCGaagccgtaaatggggtgctggggaaaagaggggcagaatggaaagggaaaacagaggcagaacggAAAACgatagcctgggaaggaggtgtggtgtccatagctttGGGGTGAGATGGGCTGCCTGCGTGATCTGAGAAGAGCGAGTGAAAGTGGGAGAGCTTCTCCCTAGCTGCTAACTCTTCTCAAGGTCTAGCACGCACTGAACACTGGCCGGCTCAGCCTGGGTgttgacattgcattgtacgtgtCACAGAGCAAGGGCGGGCGGGtcagggggtgggctgggggccccACACAAGCCCAGCCCCTGGAGAAACCCGGCCCGAGGGCAAAGAGCCCGACCCCTTCTGGACTTTCTAGCGGCTGGGACTTGTCGCTGTGGGTGGCAGGTGTTTGGCACCGGATGGGCCACCATGCGGAGACTGTTGGGGACTGTGGAAGCCGTCTCCTCCAGAGCTCACCCTGCCTGGGCACCGGCTCTGCAGACCCCTCAGCCCTGGGTATGTATCGGCCAGCCCTTCCCCGCAACGGGGTCCAGAGGCCAGAGCCTGCCCAGAGCTGAGTGGAGGAGGCACCCAGAGCTTGCCAGGCTGTGGCCCGCCTCCTCCGTGGACCTCCCCAGCTTGTCCGTGAGCCCTGGAGACAGGAGCGCCTTCTCCAGGGCTGCTGATCTGCCAGCATCACCATGAGCCAGGTGGTGAAGGTTTCTGAGCAGGGGATGCAGAGCCCTGACGCGACTGGATGCTGCACCCCACGATGTCCCTTCCTGGCAGGTAGGTTCTTTCTTCACTTGTTTTTCGAAATTtggtaaaagaacatttaaacctTCGACTGTTCTTCAGGGTATACAGGTGGTAGTGGCTTAGCCGGGATTCGAAGCAAGCCTGTGTGATTCCAGAGCTCGTGCTCTGGACTCTGGTGCCTCCTTGTCATATATGCTTCAtgtgttactttttcttttttttcttgaagtccTTATGATACTTAGCCCTAAGTGCCATACCTGTAATGAACACATACACTGCCCTGTAGGAGGTGTTCTTTTTGTTCAACGCGTGAATTGGTCGTCCACCACACTGGGTTCTAATCTCAGAAGATAGGTCAGGGACCACCAGTTGTCAGCATAGCACCATCCCACATTTCTAATTGAGGCTTGCAGCCTAGATTTTTCCCTTTGGTCTAGTTTGAAGGATCCAGGTATGTAAAGCTTATATTCTAGATAAATCAGGGGCTATCCTGAAAGGAATTCATCAATGAATTATTCTGTATGGATTAGAAGCCAGTTTCTCTGGCCTTCCTGGAGTATATCCAGTAAGGCATCTCATTCATGtctagaaagcaaatatatcatttattgcaACTTCAGCATGGAGCAATGTATTGGTTTAAAATAAAGTACGATCAACACAATTTGGTCATTGTGAATATGCCGGCTGGGTCCACTCTTTACTACACATATGTAACTCTAGAGCTTCTTACGCCCCATAGAGGAGACATACTCTTGTGTGTCTAAGACAAGGGAAACATGTGTTTTTATTCAGGAGCTGGAAGCTACAGCATGACAGGAAAGAATTGAAAAATCCTGGTCTTGGTCTACACATCACTTTACCTTGTTCGAATCTTGTTTCTTGGCTTGCTTCATTGgagtgttttctctctcctgggaCTGACATTGTGTGTTATATATCAGGCATGTAACATGTAGAAGTTTCAGAACCCAGAATCATATAGATCAGtaaaaattgatatatttttgtttatttaaaatcacaCTGGGCATAATTCATATATTCCAAAAGTAGTTTGACCCTCTGCTCATGAGATTCTTTTTATGGTATGTCAAAGCAAATTTGGACTTCCATCCCCAATAAACTTTGAGGTTGGAGGAcacaaaagcttttgctcagaccTAAATTCTGTCTGAAAAAAAAGGGTAACTATTATAAGCCCTTTCTAACCTCTCCAGGAGCAGAAATGATTTACAGCTATGGCATTGAACCCTAATTTCTTGATCTCATTTGAGGAGAGTTCAGTAAGAAACagtgtcttgatttttgtttgttggttccctgttttcttgtcttgcttaCCAACAATCCACATGAGTGAGTATGGCAGCAGGCTGAGTGTTCCCTGGAGCTCATTAAGTGAACgttttttcctaaaatgacttttgtctccttgttttcagcccctcttctttcctctgtcctttACTATAACCAGGGCTCAGCAAAAGCTGACTGGCTTTGTGCAGACCCTACTTAGGGTagtcttttcttcattattttattcatggccCCTCCATTTCATTGTTTGCCTTCTCGAAATGTGTTGaaatctttctgtggttgatgacTTCCACAATGTCTTGGCTTTTATTGGTTGATTAATTTTGgtatttctacagttttatttaaaCATGGTTTCAGGAGgaccagaaagtaaatatatttcctagtctgccatcttgagctgAAAATCCCTGTGGATTTTAGCATCCAATGTTCCCATGGGTAAAAAACCCAACCTTGGCATTGATAGATGTACActcaagatttcagcttttcttgagCAATCACTAAGGATTTAATATGCGATCACTtctaatgggaaaataataactatctcaTGGCGTTGATTTGAGGATTAACTTAGATAATGGAcaagaaaatgctttgtaaggttttaaaatctgtaaaaaacgttttttgttattatttgatttgttGCTATTTCAACTTCAGCTGACAGTTGTTTGTGACCTTGCTTATGTGAGAAAATGCCTTCTGGTTTATTGTTTTGAAAGCCAGATTATATTTTTCAATAGCTCAATGGAAATGGCATCATTTGTGAAGTTGAAGGGTGAAGGCATAAATGTTTCTTGACATTTGAATCAACTATTGGTCTTCTGGGGCTTGTCCTTATTCTCCTGCAGTCTCTAATCAACATGGCATCCAGAGAGATCCtgttaaaacataagtcagatcatgtcactcaagTCTCTTCAATGGCTTCTTCACAGGAAAAGCAAAGTCCTCAAAGTGCCTCCACAGCCCTAGaaatctgggcctctgtttcctctctgactgtttccttctcctctccactTTGCTCCCTCTGTTTTCCACACACTGACATCCTTTCTGCTCCTTGGATACTCCAAGCCCACTCTTGCCTCATTGCCTTTCCATctgactgttccctctgcttgtacTATTCACTTCCCAGATATGCACCTTGCTCCCTCTCACAACCTTAGGTTCCCTCGTAAATTTTATCTTCCCCAGAAAGCCCTCAGTGATCACTTAGTTTCAGATCGCAGCCTCCTCCTACCAGCTAACAATCTCCATCCCCCTTCCCTGCTTGCTGTTTTTCTCCAGCACTTACCTGATATACTAGTTATTCTAcccatttattcaatttttatttacgTATTTACACTTATGATTTTATATCTGCTTCTTTACTTTTGTCTCTCCCCTCAGCTCAAGAGAGGCTGTATTCATCTGTGTTAATCACTGCTTGTTTCCTGAACATGCCTAGAAAACATACTGAAGAAGGGTGCCTGAAATTTGGTAAGGGATCCATCAATTTTCTTGGCTGAATGAAGAAATATGTTCATAAATTAATGGACAAATCTCTGGGGTTTCTGAATTAAGGACTAATGGGAAGAGGAAGGCAAATGGTTGGGACAGGGTACTGCAAGAAGTAGTAGTTGGAGTACTCTGATAGCTATCCTAATAGATaacattttgttcatttaaatagttttaaCGAGAGAGCTGGGAACTAGGGACACACAGCATCGAGGTTTTATAATGCATTCTGTAGAGTTCTTTTCAAGTGTGTTcaaatatcattgaaaatatatgcatgcatataaacCTCTGTTACTTTATTTAGTGCTTTACAAGAGCCCCTCAAGGAAGGGGTAGTAGCAACTATCAGTATCCTTCCTTTATGATGAgcttaatttattcaaaattacATCATAGTTTATTTGTAACTGTGAAACTAGACTTAGTTATTTAGTAGACCCCCCCTAGAAACCTATGAcattaataaaaccaacaaaaatgtgTTCAGTTTCCAGTGATACACACACTACAGACTCAATTATGTGTCATCCATTTtaatgaagggaagaagtgaCTTAACAAACACAGAGCAAACAGAATATGAAGTTTTGTCCTCCATTAATATTAGTAATGGATAAAGTGGGCTCCAACGCCTTCAAGGTAGCTTGAGACCCATCATCTCTGTCATGGACAGGGGGATGCTCGGCCAggatgtctttctctgtcactgagaaaaatttccataatatataatgatactTACTGAAACAGATATGGGGCATTTGGGTAATTAGGAATCCGTTAGCATATTTTTCCGGAAGCCTTGACTACAAAACGAAGATAGTAGATTTGGATACTTCCAGCTATGCAGAAGTTGTTTGGGTATTCATTATGCCGAATGAAGTAAGCTTATTTCATCTCTGCAGCTTCCCATATACCATTTTCCCACCTGTTTTGTGTTTAGAAagacttttagaaattaaaactcaagttaaaaagtgagtgacgggcttccctggtggctcagtggttgagagtccgcctgccgatgcaggggacacaggtttgtgccccggtccgggaagatcccacatgccgcggagcggctaggcccgtgaaccatggccgctgatcctgcgcgtccggagcctgtgctccacaacgggagaggccacagcagtgagaggcccgtgtaccgcaaaaaaaggaaaagaaagtgagtgacaacttaaatgatatatggactattttgctgacttacaagagcatgcagaattaaatatgacccagttgaaatgttaattttattttaatgtgtatattgGGGTGGAGTCTTAAAGGTGCCAGAAAACAAGCATTCACCCATCCTGTTTGGAACTGCAGCACACAGGCACCTTCAGTTACCAGTTCTGTTCATTCCACAGAATCATCTTGGGAAAACATAACTGTTTTTTATGTACCTGGTATATATCTTAATTAGTTTGAAGAATTTCCCAAATACCTGTTAATATGTAGTTCTCCAATTCCAATCTTGCCACGTCCTGTACCAGTGACACAGCACAtaggagttttatttctctttctttctctgggttGTTGAGAACCcaatgaaagaacaatggaatggCATCAAAGAGATCAGGGTTCTTGACTCAGATTTGCCATCAAATAATAGTGtcctcttgggaaaattatagtTATTCTAggcccctttccttttctttactttgacagaGCTGCACTAGATGACCCCAAGTAACACTGCACTCTTTGCAGTAGTAGCTTAGATGTTATTGGTtttctgaaacaaatgaagacagtgaCACAGGAAGCTGTGCAACATCTCTGTAACTATGTTTTCTTAgagttgcctccattttacagatgataagatgGCTGAGCACAGAAGTAGGTGTTTTGACCAGAGGTTCCAGAGTAGATGGAACTGAACCACAagtttccttcattcctgaagcTCACTTAGCCAAAACATAGGCTTCTGAATATTAAGTTGTAAAGCATATTATCAGTACGCTTTAAAAGAAGCGGTTCTTCTAGGATTTCTAATTAATAGCAGGCGGTTTTGAAATTCTTAGAAGATCATCTAATTTTGTGAGATTTACACTCTATTTTCCTGTCAAGCAAGTTGTATTAGTGCCAGACAATCACCTGAGCTTCTggatgcttctctgaacctcttgaatttttcttcttgCTATCTGAAATTCATGCCAGATAAGCCTTTTTGTAGAGAGCATGTACAGACTCGTCTATTTTCATATAAGAAAGCGATGCAGTGAGCCAGGTCGGGGGTTAAGCCCTCATTCTCAGAGTGGTGTTGAGCTCCTGGTGAAATATTATCATCATTTCCTCAGAATAGAAAAGCAGTTATCTCAAGTTTTTAATGCCAttaactatttatacatttatgtataatacatatatttattgtacCTACGAGGTGTGCTCTCTTTGGGAAGTACAAAGCTATTTGAGACGTaagttgttcgtttttttgttttcccacaaaTACTGTGACCCTTTGAGCAGGAAGGTCTATGTTTTACTAACATCTAGAACAAGCAGCTAACACGGTGTCTAagatgtagtcaataaatatgaaataggtaaatgaacacatttttaaggAAGGGCCAGGacatgaacaaatagaaaattttcattttcagtcacaaagccacaacagacataaaaatgatacagacaACAAGTGCTACGGTCATTCAAAGAAGGCATAGAATTGATACAACAAGGATCTcctctatggcacagggaactgtactcaatattttgtaataacttataagggaaaagaatctgaaaacggaatcactgtgctgtacacctgaaacagacacgacattgtaaatcaactatatttcaattaaaaaccaaacaaacagacaacagcaacaacaaaaaaccagagAGGTCATAGAAGTTCTTATGAGAttccagaagagaagagaagccaaATGAGGACGGGAGAGGAGGCTTTTGAATCAGTTCAGAGGAGAAGTCACAGAGGAACTAGTCTTTGATCTGAACTTGAGATTAAGATTAAGATGAATTAATCTGAATTAATTAAGATTGCAACACAGGGATATTACAGATGAAGGTAATCACATAAACTTACTATACTGAAACTTGCAGAGGTTATGAGTATTGTTCAAGATCCCAAAGCAAGTGCATTGTGGAATCAGAATTTTAAGTGAGGCCTAAtgaactaaaaacaaagaaacacagaaacaagCCCTTCCTGTGACACCACGTTGCCTTTGaagtcgtttttttttttggcgggttGGCAGAAACTGGTTCCAGTGTTTCTTGCAGGAATGACTGGCCATaggactgggcgtcgtagcttcctgccAGGCGGCCGAAGGTCGCAGGCAGGTGGGTCACTGGGACACACGCGGAGGGGCTCCTGCCCGGCTCCCTGGCTGCTCAGTGCCCCTGCCccagagcgggggtgggggcccCAAAGCAGCCTTGTCTGAGTCCCCTGCCACTAGAGAGAGTATTGGCCCAACACTTGTAGAAAACGGGGACCTCGCTGGCAGTTCAGTGGAGGGACACAAATAAATCTTTGCCGACTTTCTGCTGAAGCTCACGAGGGTTCACTCCTAAGCCTCTTACAAGGTCAGCTGCCGAGGCTGCGAGAGATGAGTCAGGGCTCGCCCTCCACCACGGAGAGATCGCTGGTTAAAGCGCTCACGAGGGAGTGAACCGCGTGTCCGCACCGACACGCATGGGCAGACCTCGCCGATGCCTTCTGTTCGGGGTATGAagccctctcctgcctcttccaggctCTCTAGAAAGCATGTGCAgagcctcccaccccaccctcggACTCCGCGGGCCACAGCTGGAGGGACCAGCCAAGGAACCGTGGCAGGAAGAGGCCAGAGGTCAGCGGGCCTCGGCCGGAGCCCGTCAGTCGGTCCCCATTCACACACCGCCAGACGATCCTCTTGACCTGGGCAGTAGCCGCCAACCGACCGCTGAGGTGAGCCCGGTGCGCGCTTGGCTACCTGGCATGGCTGGGAACCCCAGGATCTCCTGGCAGAGGCGGGCATTCTCCTGGGCCGGGTCCGCGGGCGTCTGCGTGTGCAGGGCCTGAACCACCTTGGCCAGGACGATCTGGCACAGGTTGAAGAGGCCTGGGGGGCGGGAGGAAGGAGACGGGGGGCTGGCACCGTGTCCAGGCCGTGCTTTCCAGCCGGGCAGACCGGAAGCCCCATTCCCTTCCCTCGGTCCGGCCGCATCTGGGTTGGCCTCCCGGGACTTGATGAGCTTGTCCAGCAGCTCCTGAGGGACGGTGCTGCCCGTGCCCCACCAAGACTGGCAGCAGCGCCAGGGCCTCACAGGGCACGGCGCCCCCGGCCCCAGAGCCTTCCCTCTGGTTCTCATCACCGACTGTCACCAGACTTGCATGCaacgttcttttcttttctcttgtcttcTTTACGTCCCTCAGCCACGCAATGCGGTGAAGCCCTGACGCTCGCTGCCGCGTCGATACAccctgagaacacgatgctcagcGAGAGAAGTCatacacagaaggacacacagggcGTGACCCCACTGAGGAGAAACGTCCAGAGCAGGTAGATCCACAGAGTCAGCGAGTGGGttcctggttgtcaggggctggcgAGGGGATGGAGTGATAGCTAAGGGCGTGAGGGACATTTTCGGGGTGACGGAAATGGTCCAAAGCAGTAGTGACGTCTGTACAGCTCAGTAAACTGTCCCCACACGCCCCGGTGCAGCCTGTGAGAGCATCGCTCTCAGGCTGAAGGGCTGACCACAGGAAGACTGAACGAGCAGTGGGTCCTGGGCCCAGACGCTCAGCTGGCGCCCCCCACGTGGGGAAGTCACTGGGACTTGCTGAGCCTCCACGGAGACTGGCAGCAGCCCCCGAGCTCACAGGGCACTGCGCCCCCGGCCCCAGAGCCTTCCCTCTGGTTCTCATCACCGGCTGTCAGCAGACTTGCAGGCAacgttcctttcttttcttttgtcttttttcaagGCAGCTCTTGAGCACATGTATTTAACATGCAGGGAACCAGCCCTGACTCCTTGATCTGGGTCTTCCAGCCTCTAGAGCCTCGAGGACATCCATTTCCGTTGTTTACGCGCCCAGTGCCTGGGGTTTGATGATGGAAGCTGACACCGAGGGCGTCACCACGTGCGGGGTGATGTCAGTGAAAGAATCCCATGGCGAGGGCCTGCCTGAGGACCACGCACGCCcaggccctccccgccccctgcctgcAGCCCTGCGCCTGGGAGCGGAGCTGGTGCATCGCGTGCCCGACGTCGTGGAAGTTGGTCTCCCGCTCATCATGCTGCAGCAGGGAGGGCAGGTTGGGCGTAGGCTTGGTGAAGTTGGCCACCATGGCCACGATGGCGATCTGGCAGCTCCCATCGTGCTGTAGGCAGCCCGGCTGCAGGCCGAAGCAGGCCGCGTGCCCGGACTTCCCCACCCTGTGGAGGGACGTGGATGGGGCCCCGCTTCCACAGAGGAGCCCCGGCCCACGGCCGACAGGTTCCCCCACGCACGCACCGAGGATAGAGGTCAGGTAGAACTTGCCGATGGATGACCTTGCCCGAGGCCGCGTCCCAGACCGTTTAGAGCCTCACGTCTTCGTGACACATGCTGGTGCCCTCCTCCAGGTCGAAGGTCAGCCCCAGCAGCTCCTGGGAGATGCCCAGCAGCCCGCGTGTGAGCGCCTGCATGGGGAAAGCCTCATTGAGCAGGTACTGGTCCACGTGGTAGCGCGTCTCCTCCCCCTGGTTCATGTAGTAGCGCAGGTCCCAGGCGTTGATGGGGCCGTCAAAGTGCAGGCCCCGCCTCTGGCACTCGGCCTTCTTTAGCTCCAGGATCACGGCCGCTCCTGCTCCCCGAGGGGCTTCAGCTTCTGGGCCAGCTCACCTGCGGGCGGAGGGGAGAGGCTCGGCTACGTCCCTGGGGCGGCCCCCCAGCCACCCCCGACCCTGCGCCCCTCGAGGCAGAATGAAGGGTCTGGGAAGGTGACCCCCAAGGGCTGACACAGTGGGGTCTCAGGCAGCACCACGTCCGGTCAAGGTCCGCCTGACCCCGTCCCCACTGGGACTCAGGGGGAGGCGGTGTTACCTAGGACAGTGGCCACCACCTGGCTGGTCTTGTCCATGTTCATTTCCAGCACGGAGTCGGCATGCGTGCGGAACCCCAGCAGGCGGGACTTCAGGGCCTGCAGCCTCACCAGCTCCCTGAGGATCACGCAGTTCTCCTGGAACCCAGAGACGGAAGGCGCTGGGGACCGAGGGCCACGCCCTCCCCGCGGGCCCCGGGCCAGGTCTCTGCAGGCGGGCAGGGCTCCCAGGCCACTGGTGGGCACAGCcaatccccctccctcctcctcctggcccGGATTTCTAGACACTTTGGTGCTCTCCTAACACGTGGTCTTTATTAACACAGGTCCTTTTGGAACCGGAAACGGCATGAACGTGATGGGCTCTAAGGCCAAGGGCAGGAAGAAATGCGGCCAGTCTTTCCAGGAGCCACCAAGGGGCCTCCCCGGGCTCAACAAGACAAACACG
The Globicephala melas chromosome 10, mGloMel1.2, whole genome shotgun sequence genome window above contains:
- the LOC132597899 gene encoding uncharacterized protein isoform X2 encodes the protein MSQVVKVSEQGMQSPDATGCCTPRCPFLAAQERLYSSVLITACFLNMPRKHTEEGCLKFGSLESMCRASHPTLGLRGPQLEGPAKEPWQEEARGQRASAGARQSVPIHTPPDDPLDLGSSRQPTAEPRNAVKP
- the LOC132597899 gene encoding uncharacterized protein isoform X1, which codes for MERENRGRTEKDSLGRRCGVHSFGVRGAACCSTDDTRSRKWGAGEKRGRMERENRDRTENDSLGRRCGVHSFGVRGAACCSTDDTRSRKWGAGEKGGRMERKNRGRTENESLGRWCGVHSFGVRGAACCSTDDTRNRKWGTGEKRGRMERDNRGRTENDSLGRRCGVHSFGVRGAACCSTDDTRSREWGAGEKGGRMERDNRGRTENDSLGRRCGVHSFGVRGAACCSTDDTRSRKWGAGEKRGRMERENRGRTENGSLGRRCGVHSFGVRGAACCSTDDTRSRKWGAGEKRGRMERENRGRTENDSLGRRCGVHSFGVRWAACVI